Genomic segment of Gilliamella apis:
CATAAAAACCGGTTGTAGGAAAGTTTTTGCTAGGATCATTTCTCGATTGTGGTAAAAAGCCATTATCTCGATCCCATTGTGATATTCCATTAGCTTTGGATTCTTTTGGTTTTATTTCTGGTTTAGCATAACAAATTCCGACATCATCCATAATGGTATAAGTTTTTGACGGTGGTGTTGTTACATCGTCATTAGGATAGACAAAGTAGTCAGGATGCCCATGAGTAGTTACTAATAATAAAGAATCAGCTGTCAATTTTACTTTGAACGGAGCATTTATATTTTTTTTGGCTAAAGAACAAAATGTGTCATTATCTTTTGGAACAAACGAAACTAATTTATTTTTTGAATTGGTATAAAACCATTCCATTTTAATATTGCCGTTTGCTTCAAATCCAATTAATTCATCACCATCAGCATCATGGAACTCATTTTCATTTGGATATTTCATTGGAGCAATTGCAACTTTATCTTTGAAAGGATAGTTACTCATGAGAGGTAAATGATCGACCTCCTCACCATAATAATTTTGATTGTAGACTTTTAAACCAAATAAGTCTAAATCGTCCATATTCATCTCTAACGGTAGTGATAAATGTGGTGGTGATCCTACTATCGTTTTAACCGTCGTTTGCGAAAGGCTAGCTTCTGAGGACTGGATTGATTGGAATAACAATACTAAATAAAACCATAGTGCTAAATATCTACTGCTCGTTAAGTAACTCACGGTATATTTCCTATATTTCATTTTTCTTTAATTATTTCTTAGAAAGGCTTTTTTTGCGTGCAAGATTTCACGAATGATTATAGGTTAAACGATAGTTTATAGCGAATGATTTATTGTAAATGATTGTTAATTTCTAAAATTAATATTGATTTTTTTTGCATTAACACTTTGTTAAATAATATTTTTTGTTTTTTATTTCTATCAATTCTACTTTAATTGTTGTTTGTTCTTTATGTGGATTAATACGCTTTGATTATTGCTAATTTAGGTTTTGACGAATAATCAATGCAATTTTATTTGGTAAAATATATTAAAATTATATGTTAATTTTATTTCGATTTATAGCGTTGAATGCTACTCGCTTTATTTTGATCTTCTAACCACGCTAATTTTTCAGCGTAACTTTTTTCAGCTCCTCGTTGGCTGGGATAATAGTATTTAGTTGTCGCCATTTCTGGAGGAAAATAGTTTTCACCAGCAGCAAAGGCATTAGGTTCATCATGGGCATAACGATATTGAGCTCCATAACCTAAATTCTTCATTAATTGGGTTGGTGCGTTGCGTAGATGTTCTGGTACATCATAATCTGGCTGAGATGCGGCATCTTTCATTGCTTGGTTAAATGCAAGATAAACAGCATTACTTTTGGGTGCACAAGCAAGATAAACGATTGCTTGGGCGATAGCGCGTTCGCCTTCAGCTGGCCCCACTCGGGTAAAACAGTCCCAAGCAGCTAGTGCTACTTGCATTGCTCTTGGATCGGCATTACCAACATCTTCTGAAGCTATTGCTAATAATCGACGGGCAACATAGAGTGGATCACCACCAGCTGAAATGATTCTGGCATACCAATAAAGCGCTGCATCAGGTGCAGAGCCTCTAATTGATTTATGTACTGCGGATATCAGATCATAAAAACGATCGCCTTGATTATCAAATCTTGCACTACGCTCGCCAATGACTTCTTTTAGTAATTCTGGTGTAAGGGCTTGGCCATCGGACATATCGACCAATAATTCAAGTGTATTTAGTGCTCGCCTTGCATCACCACCAACAAATTCGGCAATCTGTTGTTTAGTTTGTTCCGGTAATTTGATATTTAAGTTACCATAACCCCGATCAGTATCATCCATAGCTTGTTGTAAAATTTGCTCAATATCATTATTGGTCAGTGATTTTAGTAGATATACTCTCGCACGAGATAAAAGTGCTGAATTTAATTCGAATGATGGGTTTTCAGTTGTTGCGCCGATAAAGGTTACCGTACCATTTTCGACATAAGGTAGGAATGCATCTTGTTGACTTTTATTAAAACGATGGACTTCATCAACAAATAAGATGGTTCTAACACCAGATTGCTGGTTTATTTTTGCCCTCTCTATTGCCTCTCGAATATCTTTTATACCAGAAGTAACCGCTGAAATACGTTCAACTTTAGCGTTGGCATGATGGGCAATAATTTCTGCTAAGGTGGTTTTACCTGTACCAGGCGGTCCCCACAGAATCATTGAGTGCAGATGACCCGCCTCAATAGCCTTGGGTAGCGGTTTATCTTTACCCAGTAGCTGGCTTTGACCAATGTATTCCGATAAATTGCGTGGACGCATCCTTGCAGCTAAAGGTTTAAATTCATCTGAACCAAATTCAAAAGAGAGACTAGGCATGGTGTACTATATACCTGTAATTACAAAATATGGTTATTATATACCGCTTCATTAATAATAGTGAAAAAGAAAAGAAAATATCTTCCACAGCTAACGGAAAAACGGTAATATTTTGAACTAAATTAGTTATTAAAATAAATGATTATTGAATATATTTTATTATACAAAATACATAAGGATTGGTAATGAAGAAGTTTTTAATGTTAATTGGGTTACTTACAAGTCTTTCTGCATGGGCAGGCGATAAAGAGGTGTTACAAGAACGATTAGCTAAAATTGATGGATTTTATGCACGATTTTCACAAGATGTCAAAACAGCTGATAAGCAACCAGTTCAACAAGGAAAAGGTGATTTATGGGTGACAAGACCCTATTATTTTAATTGGACAATGACTGAACCTGATGAAACTTCGATTATTTCTGATGGCACTAATATGTGGGTCTACACTCCAGCCGTTGAACAAGTGAGTGTAATGAGTTTGAAAAAAGCGGTAGATAATCGTTTAATGTTGCTAATTACTGATAGCCATAATCCAATTTGGAATGCCTATAATGTTACACGTAAACAAGATTCTTTTACCTTAAAACCGACTGATGGCTCTAATCAAGATTTTGTTATTTCGGTTTTACCAACCGGCATGATTTCGAATTTTACGATTATTGAAGAAGATGGTCAGCGCAGCTTTTATGATTTATCTCGTCAAACTTTAGGCAAAGTTGCGATGGATAAGTTCAAGTTTACACCACCTGCTGGGGTGACAATTGACGATCAACGCTAATTATTTTAGCAATATCTAATTTTTTTCTATTCACGAATTGATACACTTTGCCTACTAATGCAAAGTGTTTTAATTTGCTTTTAAGCTATTTTTGAGTTTTGCTGTTAAATTGGCTATTTACTCTCTCTCAATGCTCCATTTCATTAATACTGATAACTGGGTTATCAGAAAAGAGGTAGTGATCGCGTTTGGTTTCGAAATCTTCGCTAGCTGCATCAAATAACATTTTTTTTGTATTTTCTAAATGTTGCCACATGGCTAATTTAGCTGCTTTGGGATCTCGATTAATTAGCGCTTCTAAAATTTTATCATGTTCATCCCACCAACTTTCAATATCTTGTTGTTGTACATGTTCATGAAGTTTTTTCCATAAAGGATTTAATGTCCGTTGTTGCCATGCTTCTTGAACAATGGTGATCAAAGCAGTGTTGCGGGTAATCATTGCAATTTGAGTATGGAATTTTAAATCCCAATCAGAATCTCGATAATGATCTTCTTTTTTGGCGTTATGCTGAATTTCTAAAAGTTTAACAATATCATCTTTAGTAATTTGAGTGGCGGCAAATTCAGCGATATTACTTTCAATAAGTTGCCGAGCTTGTAGTAACTCAAAAGGGCCTGTAGTCGAAAAATTTAAACCTTGTGAGGCGGTAATAATATTATTTTGCAAACTATTGGCAATTACATGGATGCCAGACCCTTTACGTGCATCAACATAACCTTCAACTTCAAGCATGATAATGGCTTCTCTGACTACTGATCGGCTAACTTTTAACTCTTCACAAATTAATCTTTCGGAAGGTAGTTTACTGCCAACTGGATAAATACCATTAATAATTCGATTCTTAAGTTCAGTTGCGATGACTTGATAAAGTCGTTGATATTCGTTCTGTTCTTGGGTCATGGTGAAGTTGGCATAAATCCTTTAAGTTTTCTCAGACTTTTAAAATAACATCTAATTGCTCTAAGTTAAATAATATTGCTGCAATTTTTTCAAATAAACATACTTGTCAGCTAACTTTTAATAAAAAATAACCCTTTATATATTATGGGTATGAGTTAATTCTGTGATGTATGTCAACTTTTTAAGTTGTCTTATATGTTAATATAAGACAAAATATTGACATCTAAACCTACTAGTTAATCACTGCTTTTTGGAGAATAAAATGAGTTTTTTAACTGAAAACTTTTTGCTTGATACTGAATTTTCTCGTCAACTTTATCATGATTATGCTGCTGAACAACCAATTTTTGATTATCACTGCCATTTACCACCAGAACAAATTGCCAACGATTATCAATTTAAAAATTTGTATGACATATGGCTAAAAGGGGATCATTATAAATGGCGGGCAATGCGTACCAATGGTGTTGCTGAAAAATTCTGTACTGGTACTGATGTTAATGATTTTGAAAAATTCAAAGCTTGGGCTGAAACTGTACCTCATACGATTGGTAACCCTTTATATCATTGGACTCATTTAGAACTTCGTCGTCCTTTCGGAATTGATAATATTTTATTATCACCATCAACCGCCGAGAAAATTTGGAATAGTTGTAATGAGATGTTAGCCACTCCGGAATTTTCAGCTCGCAGTATTATGAAAAAAATGAAAGTTAAAATGGTAGGAACGACAGATGATCCAATCGATGATTTAACGCATCATAAAACTATTGCTCAAGACAGTTCATTTGACGTTAAAGTTTTACCAAGCTGGCGTCCAGATAAAGCATTCAATATTGATTCTGAATTTTTTGCTGATTATATGCAAAAACTAGCTATGGTTGCCGATCTTGAAATTTCTAATTTCCAGACTCTTTGTCAAGCTTTATCAAAACGTATGGACCATTTTGCTGCTCATGGCTGTAAGATTTCCGATCATGCATTAGATACAGTGGTTTATGAAGAAGCAACAGAAAAGGAATTAGATACTATTTTCAGTAAGCGATTATCTGGTCAAGTGTTGACCACAAAAGAAGTTGCTCAATTTAAAACTGCGGTACTTATCTTTTTAGGTGTTGAATACAACAAACGTCAATGGGTCCAACAATACCATATTGGCGCATTACGTAATAATAATTCCAGAATGTTTAATTTAATGGGGCCTGATGTTGGATTCGATTCTATTAATGATTCACCGATTGCCCAGCCTCTATCTCGTTTATTAGATGCACAAGCTAAACAAGATGCGCTACCTAAAACGATTTTATACTGTTTAAATCCTTCTGATAATGAAATTCTAGGCACGATGATTGGTAACTTCCAAGGTGCAGGTATTCAAGGAAAAATGCAATTTGGTTCAGGTTGGTGGTTTAATGATCAAAAAGACGGCATGATTCGTCAAATGACACAGCTTGCCCAACTTGGCTTATTAAGTCGTTTTGTTGGTATGTTAACTGATAGCCGTAGCTTCTTATCTTATACTCGCCATGAATATTTTAGACGTATTTTATGTCGCATGATTGGACGTTGGGTTGAAGATGGCGAAGCGCCTCGTGATATCCAATTATTGGGACAAATGGTTAAAAATATTAGTTTTGATAATGCTAAAAATTATTTTGGTATTGAATTAAGTTAAGAGTATTAAGCCGTTGTAATTAGAGTAATTAAATAAGAGTTAAAGTAATGAAAACATTAAATAGAAATGATTTTCCGGGAGCAAAATATACGACGCGTGTTGTTCAGTTTGGCGAAGGTAATTTTTTACGTGCATTTTTAGATTGGCAATTAGATATTCTTAACGAGAAAACCGATCTTGATGCCGGTGTGGTTGTGGTGCGTCCATTGAATACCGATTTCCCACCATCATTGAGTATTCAAGATGGTTTATATACCACATTAGTTCGTGGGTTAAATGAACAAAATGAAGCCGTAAAAGAGTTTAGACTGATTCGTTCAGTGAATAATGAAATCAATGTGTATACTCAATATGATGAGTATCTTGAGTTAGCAAAAGATCCAAATATTCAATTTATCTTTTCAAATACGACTGAAGCAGGAATTAGTTATGTTGAAAGTGACAAATTAACCGATAAACCTGCAACTAGCTATCCAGCTAAATTAACCGCTTTTTTATATGAAAGATTTGTTCATTTTGCTGGTAGTAAAGAGAGTGGTTTAATTATTATTCCTTGTGAATTAATTGATTATAACGGTGATGCACTCAAACAATTAGTACTTAAGTATGCTAATCAATGGGACTTGTCTGACAAATTTGTTGATTGGCTGGAGAATGATAATTTATTTTGTTCAACTCTAGTCGATAGAATTGTTCCTGGTTACCCGAAAGCACAAATTGCCGAACTTGAAACAGAATTAGATTATAAAGATAACTTTATTGATTCAGCTGAATATTTTTATCTGTTTGTTATTCAAGGACCACAATGGTTAGCAGAAAAGCTATGCCTTGATAAATGCGATATGAATATCAAAATTGTTGATGATATTAAACCATATAAAGAGCGTAAAGTAGCGATTTTAAATGGAGCACATACCGCTCTGGTGCCAGTTGCTTATTTAGCTGGTATTGATACTGTTGGTGAATCAATGAATGATGCACAGATCTTATCTTATATAAAAGAGACTATCTTCGATGAAATTATCCCTGTTTTGGATCTACCTCATCAAGAGTTGGTTGATTTTGCTGACTCAGTGATTAGCCGTTTTAAAAATCCATTTAT
This window contains:
- a CDS encoding replication-associated recombination protein A, translating into MPSLSFEFGSDEFKPLAARMRPRNLSEYIGQSQLLGKDKPLPKAIEAGHLHSMILWGPPGTGKTTLAEIIAHHANAKVERISAVTSGIKDIREAIERAKINQQSGVRTILFVDEVHRFNKSQQDAFLPYVENGTVTFIGATTENPSFELNSALLSRARVYLLKSLTNNDIEQILQQAMDDTDRGYGNLNIKLPEQTKQQIAEFVGGDARRALNTLELLVDMSDGQALTPELLKEVIGERSARFDNQGDRFYDLISAVHKSIRGSAPDAALYWYARIISAGGDPLYVARRLLAIASEDVGNADPRAMQVALAAWDCFTRVGPAEGERAIAQAIVYLACAPKSNAVYLAFNQAMKDAASQPDYDVPEHLRNAPTQLMKNLGYGAQYRYAHDEPNAFAAGENYFPPEMATTKYYYPSQRGAEKSYAEKLAWLEDQNKASSIQRYKSK
- the lolA gene encoding outer membrane lipoprotein chaperone LolA; the encoded protein is MKKFLMLIGLLTSLSAWAGDKEVLQERLAKIDGFYARFSQDVKTADKQPVQQGKGDLWVTRPYYFNWTMTEPDETSIISDGTNMWVYTPAVEQVSVMSLKKAVDNRLMLLITDSHNPIWNAYNVTRKQDSFTLKPTDGSNQDFVISVLPTGMISNFTIIEEDGQRSFYDLSRQTLGKVAMDKFKFTPPAGVTIDDQR
- the exuR gene encoding transcriptional regulator ExuR encodes the protein MTQEQNEYQRLYQVIATELKNRIINGIYPVGSKLPSERLICEELKVSRSVVREAIIMLEVEGYVDARKGSGIHVIANSLQNNIITASQGLNFSTTGPFELLQARQLIESNIAEFAATQITKDDIVKLLEIQHNAKKEDHYRDSDWDLKFHTQIAMITRNTALITIVQEAWQQRTLNPLWKKLHEHVQQQDIESWWDEHDKILEALINRDPKAAKLAMWQHLENTKKMLFDAASEDFETKRDHYLFSDNPVISINEMEH
- the uxaC gene encoding glucuronate isomerase, with amino-acid sequence MSFLTENFLLDTEFSRQLYHDYAAEQPIFDYHCHLPPEQIANDYQFKNLYDIWLKGDHYKWRAMRTNGVAEKFCTGTDVNDFEKFKAWAETVPHTIGNPLYHWTHLELRRPFGIDNILLSPSTAEKIWNSCNEMLATPEFSARSIMKKMKVKMVGTTDDPIDDLTHHKTIAQDSSFDVKVLPSWRPDKAFNIDSEFFADYMQKLAMVADLEISNFQTLCQALSKRMDHFAAHGCKISDHALDTVVYEEATEKELDTIFSKRLSGQVLTTKEVAQFKTAVLIFLGVEYNKRQWVQQYHIGALRNNNSRMFNLMGPDVGFDSINDSPIAQPLSRLLDAQAKQDALPKTILYCLNPSDNEILGTMIGNFQGAGIQGKMQFGSGWWFNDQKDGMIRQMTQLAQLGLLSRFVGMLTDSRSFLSYTRHEYFRRILCRMIGRWVEDGEAPRDIQLLGQMVKNISFDNAKNYFGIELS
- a CDS encoding tagaturonate reductase encodes the protein MKTLNRNDFPGAKYTTRVVQFGEGNFLRAFLDWQLDILNEKTDLDAGVVVVRPLNTDFPPSLSIQDGLYTTLVRGLNEQNEAVKEFRLIRSVNNEINVYTQYDEYLELAKDPNIQFIFSNTTEAGISYVESDKLTDKPATSYPAKLTAFLYERFVHFAGSKESGLIIIPCELIDYNGDALKQLVLKYANQWDLSDKFVDWLENDNLFCSTLVDRIVPGYPKAQIAELETELDYKDNFIDSAEYFYLFVIQGPQWLAEKLCLDKCDMNIKIVDDIKPYKERKVAILNGAHTALVPVAYLAGIDTVGESMNDAQILSYIKETIFDEIIPVLDLPHQELVDFADSVISRFKNPFIEHQLMSIALNSMTKFKTRILPQLINYQKANGVLPKHLVFSFAALIAFYRGVRNEQSYPLQDDAIWLQRFNSSWTAIAEGKSSLEDLVHVVLGDIAHWQHDLLSIPQLAQTLTQYLTIIIDDGMRQAIEKCIAGSK